One window of the Periophthalmus magnuspinnatus isolate fPerMag1 chromosome 6, fPerMag1.2.pri, whole genome shotgun sequence genome contains the following:
- the il34 gene encoding interleukin-34 isoform X1: MVHLSSAWLLGGPLGLFLLVPVLMAPTPSSLCTPLKTLNDSLSYRRRYMKHNFPINYGIRVHYEEIFKLSNISWMRVNVEGLDELTLQRLWFQVNQGILKKLIRVMPERHPSRPYTAELETRLRDAEGVFVLAHPAEVFQQELPDSVQDIWDQLTEEPEKVSSWRYATPKSLVDNLCHTMRCLFSQCFTTEAQHDYCDTSHCRRGRKKNMNPKS, encoded by the exons GCCTGTTTCTGTTGGTTCCTGTCCTCATGGCCCCCACACCTTCCAGCCTGTGCACCCCTTTGAAGACCTTGAACGACAGTCTGAGCTACAGGAGGCGCTACATG AAGCACAACTTTCCTATCAACTATGGCATTCGTGTTCATTATGAGGAAATATTTAAACTCTCCAACATAAGCTGGATG AGAGTAAATGTGGAGGGCTTGGATGAGCTGACTCTCCAGAGGCTTTGGTTCCAAGTCAATCAAGGCATCTTAAAAAAG CTTATTCGTGTGATGCCAGAAAGACATCCATCCCGGCCATACACTGCAGAGCTAGAGACGCGCCTCCGAGATGCAGAAGGGGTCTTTGTTTTGGCACATCCTGCTGAG gtGTTCCAACAGGAGCTTCCAGACTCGGTCCAAGACATTTGGGATCAGTTAACTGAAGAGCCAGAAAAAGTGTCCAGCTGGAGATATGCCACTCCGAAGTCCCTCGTGGACAACTTGTGCCACACCATGCGCTGTCTTTTCAGCCAATGTTTTACCACAGAAGCACAGCACGACT aTTGTGACACATCACATTGCAGGAGAGGTAGGAAGAAGAATATGAATCCAAAAAGCTGA
- the il34 gene encoding interleukin-34 isoform X2, translating to MVHLSSAWLLGGPLGLFLLVPVLMAPTPSSLCTPLKTLNDSLSYRRRYMKHNFPINYGIRVHYEEIFKLSNISWMRVNVEGLDELTLQRLWFQVNQGILKKLIRVMPERHPSRPYTAELETRLRDAEGVFVLAHPAEVFQQELPDSVQDIWDQLTEEPEKVSSWRYATPKSLVDNLCHTMRCLFSQCFTTEAQHDCE from the exons GCCTGTTTCTGTTGGTTCCTGTCCTCATGGCCCCCACACCTTCCAGCCTGTGCACCCCTTTGAAGACCTTGAACGACAGTCTGAGCTACAGGAGGCGCTACATG AAGCACAACTTTCCTATCAACTATGGCATTCGTGTTCATTATGAGGAAATATTTAAACTCTCCAACATAAGCTGGATG AGAGTAAATGTGGAGGGCTTGGATGAGCTGACTCTCCAGAGGCTTTGGTTCCAAGTCAATCAAGGCATCTTAAAAAAG CTTATTCGTGTGATGCCAGAAAGACATCCATCCCGGCCATACACTGCAGAGCTAGAGACGCGCCTCCGAGATGCAGAAGGGGTCTTTGTTTTGGCACATCCTGCTGAG gtGTTCCAACAGGAGCTTCCAGACTCGGTCCAAGACATTTGGGATCAGTTAACTGAAGAGCCAGAAAAAGTGTCCAGCTGGAGATATGCCACTCCGAAGTCCCTCGTGGACAACTTGTGCCACACCATGCGCTGTCTTTTCAGCCAATGTTTTACCACAGAAGCACAGCACGACTGTGAGTAG